The Urbifossiella limnaea genome has a window encoding:
- a CDS encoding helix-turn-helix domain-containing protein, translating into MADEDVKVLFGRRVRQLRRAKGVSQEAFAHEIQIDRSYFGSIERGERNVSLDNICLIAAGLGVPPLELLRFEAVRDVGPSRVDD; encoded by the coding sequence ATGGCGGACGAAGACGTGAAGGTGCTGTTCGGCCGGCGGGTGCGCCAGCTCCGCAGGGCGAAGGGCGTGAGCCAAGAGGCGTTCGCCCACGAGATCCAGATCGACCGGAGCTACTTCGGCAGCATCGAGCGCGGAGAGCGGAACGTCAGCCTCGACAACATCTGCCTCATCGCCGCCGGGCTCGGGGTGCCGCCGTTGGAACTCCTCCGGTTCGAGGCCGTCCGGGATGTCGGGCCGTCTCGTGTGGACGACTGA
- a CDS encoding protein kinase domain-containing protein, producing MVHHESDPSAAASVLRVFLFTDLADSTAWKKTLGDRDYALQVLKPHDRLFRTLLGDYPGAAVNNDMGDGYLATFPAPGGAVQFALRFHAALTAEPWGHAVRRSGRLPATRVGIHLGEHVELAQSGTPKLAGQAVDLAARVMGLARPGQTLLTRHAFDSARQYVRVNPTDPARPLTFVAHGQYRFKGNDDDPLEVFGVGPEGAPELAPPPDSEKARRVRVDDADDTGAWRPGVGLVIPGREGWRLERPLGEGGFGEVWLACQPRTKDQRVFKFCFAAERLRSFKRELTLFRLLKSEFGERPDFVRLNDVQFDRPPYFIESEYVAGGNLCDWVTARGFDSWPVDDRVRFVAAVARTVAAAHQLGIIHKDLKPANLLVREVNGRPHPVVADFGIGVLTDRSILNQRHITATGGTQALAGNESNRTGTRLYAPPEALVGKPATTGYDVYALGVVLYQTLVGDFGQPLGTGWEENLRGLPHADLLADDIRTATLPADRRLATVTVLADRLESLSERERLRGLERRAASQARRVLVLRRALVGSAVVLLMVGGLGAYAWQQAETARARTKDAEDAVAREKAAAERAAGEAARADREKGEAVRARGDLQLALSRALLGPMQAGQRNAAPTPYEQEAFCGLASLRGSAACTFFLEEITRTPHACRQLECRAEFVWHALVGLDPRCREDVIRRFAVMRDTDCPPEQRRSLALACSRWDATPPDTAAVAARVLLDELKREADPARQIELAAGLIVLCRRMADADATDVGTQAAELISGAASKARVRETRIALVVCLAGVSSRIPSDDAAHVLANLASHPSDPDSLGALALAVSAAAVRQSPDQAANTCRPVAAVVAEAVSMQRRPEFLWELGDGLGALVGHLPAAEGAALCTEGITRAQSRYAARVLAECLAGVADLMERATAEQVCLPAATHLADRVAPRVTPVAAERYEAALGVAALARHLDKTKANELCLRVLTTLQNAPVIETTLRRLDDRTGDDVEATLSGFVDKTSAVKGRDRLTVSSGTPIKPGNWLSTGRLAQRNFYRNKVERHVTASAVNTLALGWLAGDLSRLMSARTPPHYTYRPFLLALGSFTAPPTLPAPILTCRLSDGVFWLPPQELVELLKHPFCVGEAQRAVLDAMEFTHQRRFRDLWDFVDYARAHQPQLDLLTPPPRLQP from the coding sequence ATGGTTCATCACGAATCGGACCCCAGCGCCGCGGCGTCTGTCCTGAGGGTCTTCCTATTCACCGACCTGGCAGACTCGACCGCCTGGAAGAAGACCCTCGGTGACCGCGATTACGCGCTCCAGGTGTTGAAGCCCCACGACCGGCTGTTCCGCACCCTGCTGGGCGACTACCCCGGGGCGGCGGTCAACAATGACATGGGCGACGGCTACCTTGCCACCTTCCCGGCGCCCGGGGGGGCGGTCCAGTTCGCCCTGCGGTTCCACGCCGCCCTTACCGCCGAGCCGTGGGGCCATGCCGTGCGGCGGTCAGGCCGGCTACCGGCCACTCGCGTCGGCATCCACCTCGGTGAGCACGTCGAACTTGCCCAGTCCGGCACGCCCAAGTTGGCGGGGCAGGCCGTGGACCTGGCCGCCCGCGTCATGGGCCTCGCCCGGCCGGGGCAGACTCTCCTCACGCGCCACGCGTTCGACAGCGCCCGCCAGTACGTCCGGGTGAACCCGACCGACCCCGCCCGCCCGTTGACGTTTGTCGCTCACGGCCAGTACCGGTTCAAGGGTAACGACGACGACCCGCTGGAGGTGTTCGGCGTCGGCCCGGAGGGCGCACCGGAACTCGCCCCCCCACCGGACTCGGAAAAGGCGCGGCGCGTCCGGGTGGACGACGCGGACGACACCGGAGCGTGGCGGCCGGGGGTCGGCCTGGTGATCCCCGGTCGGGAGGGGTGGCGGCTGGAACGGCCACTCGGGGAGGGCGGGTTCGGCGAGGTGTGGCTGGCCTGCCAACCGCGGACCAAGGACCAGCGGGTGTTCAAGTTCTGCTTCGCCGCCGAGCGCCTCCGGTCGTTCAAGCGAGAGCTTACTTTGTTTCGGCTCCTCAAGTCGGAGTTCGGGGAGCGACCGGACTTCGTGCGGCTCAACGACGTGCAGTTCGATCGCCCGCCGTACTTCATCGAAAGCGAGTACGTCGCCGGCGGCAACCTGTGTGACTGGGTGACGGCGCGGGGATTCGACTCGTGGCCGGTCGACGACCGCGTCCGGTTCGTAGCCGCGGTCGCGCGGACGGTGGCCGCCGCCCACCAGCTGGGGATCATTCACAAAGACCTGAAGCCGGCGAACCTGCTCGTGCGGGAGGTGAACGGTCGCCCGCACCCGGTCGTCGCCGACTTCGGGATCGGTGTGTTGACCGACCGGTCGATCCTGAACCAGCGTCACATCACCGCGACCGGCGGCACACAGGCGCTAGCCGGCAACGAAAGCAACCGGACGGGCACCCGGCTGTACGCCCCGCCGGAAGCGCTGGTGGGGAAGCCGGCGACGACGGGGTACGACGTGTACGCCCTGGGGGTGGTGCTGTACCAGACGCTTGTCGGAGACTTCGGGCAGCCGCTGGGCACGGGGTGGGAGGAGAACCTGAGGGGGTTACCGCACGCGGACCTCCTCGCCGACGACATCCGCACCGCGACGCTACCGGCCGACCGTCGGCTGGCCACGGTGACCGTCCTCGCCGATCGACTCGAGTCACTGTCCGAGCGAGAACGCCTCCGCGGGCTGGAGCGGCGGGCGGCTTCCCAGGCTCGGCGGGTACTAGTGCTGAGGCGGGCACTGGTCGGGTCGGCGGTGGTGCTTTTGATGGTCGGCGGCCTCGGGGCATACGCGTGGCAGCAGGCCGAGACAGCGCGGGCACGGACAAAAGACGCCGAGGACGCGGTAGCGCGGGAGAAGGCGGCTGCGGAACGGGCGGCGGGAGAGGCAGCGCGTGCCGATCGTGAGAAGGGGGAGGCGGTGCGTGCGCGCGGCGATCTCCAGCTGGCCCTCTCGCGGGCCTTACTCGGCCCCATGCAGGCCGGGCAGCGGAACGCCGCACCGACGCCTTACGAGCAAGAGGCATTCTGCGGACTTGCTTCCCTCCGTGGTTCGGCTGCGTGTACGTTTTTCCTTGAGGAGATTACTCGCACGCCGCACGCCTGCCGGCAACTCGAATGCCGGGCAGAGTTCGTGTGGCACGCACTTGTGGGCCTCGACCCGCGTTGTCGAGAAGACGTAATTCGGCGATTCGCCGTTATGAGGGATACGGACTGCCCGCCAGAACAAAGGCGAAGCCTTGCCCTCGCATGTTCGCGGTGGGACGCGACCCCCCCGGACACGGCGGCTGTTGCGGCCCGTGTACTACTCGATGAACTGAAGCGCGAGGCGGACCCCGCGCGGCAGATCGAACTTGCAGCCGGTCTCATCGTCCTCTGCCGCCGGATGGCGGATGCGGACGCGACGGACGTGGGAACGCAGGCGGCAGAGCTGATCTCCGGCGCCGCTTCCAAGGCCCGTGTCCGTGAGACTCGGATCGCGCTGGTGGTATGCCTGGCGGGCGTTTCGTCACGCATTCCGTCGGACGACGCGGCCCACGTCCTGGCGAACTTGGCGTCCCACCCTTCCGACCCGGATTCGTTGGGTGCGTTGGCTCTTGCTGTTTCGGCTGCCGCGGTACGCCAGTCGCCAGACCAGGCTGCGAACACCTGCCGGCCGGTAGCGGCGGTCGTCGCCGAAGCCGTGAGCATGCAACGGCGGCCTGAGTTTCTTTGGGAGTTGGGAGACGGCCTCGGTGCGCTTGTGGGTCACTTGCCCGCAGCCGAGGGGGCGGCCCTCTGCACCGAGGGGATCACCCGGGCGCAGAGCCGGTACGCGGCACGTGTCCTGGCGGAGTGCCTCGCCGGGGTGGCCGACCTCATGGAGCGGGCCACGGCCGAACAGGTCTGCCTTCCGGCCGCCACTCATCTGGCCGACCGGGTGGCACCCCGGGTCACTCCCGTCGCGGCCGAGCGATACGAGGCCGCGCTCGGGGTAGCCGCGCTGGCACGACACCTGGACAAGACGAAGGCAAACGAACTCTGCCTCCGCGTGCTGACCACACTGCAAAACGCGCCAGTGATCGAAACCACATTACGCCGCTTGGACGATCGCACGGGTGACGACGTGGAGGCAACGCTCTCCGGGTTCGTCGACAAAACGAGTGCCGTGAAGGGGCGAGACCGACTTACAGTGTCAAGCGGCACCCCGATCAAGCCCGGGAACTGGTTGAGCACCGGGCGACTTGCTCAGCGGAACTTCTACCGCAACAAGGTCGAACGGCACGTGACCGCTTCGGCTGTCAACACGCTTGCGCTAGGTTGGCTGGCCGGTGATCTTTCGAGGCTCATGTCCGCTCGCACACCCCCGCACTACACGTACCGCCCCTTTCTCCTTGCCCTTGGATCCTTTACAGCCCCTCCAACTCTACCCGCACCGATACTGACATGCCGCCTGTCAGACGGCGTGTTCTGGCTCCCGCCGCAGGAACTCGTCGAGTTACTCAAGCACCCGTTCTGTGTCGGCGAAGCGCAACGGGCCGTACTCGATGCGATGGAATTCACCCACCAGCGGCGGTTCCGCGACCTGTGGGACTTCGTTGACTACGCTCGCGCCCACCAGCCGCAGCTCGATCTTCTTACGCCGCCCCCTCGACTCCAGCCGTAA
- a CDS encoding helix-turn-helix domain-containing protein, which translates to MAVAPSVYGPRASTALPGHQLRKEKGVSQEAFAHQIQIDRSYFGSIERGERNVSLDNICLIAAGLGVPPSELLRFDAVRDVEPARVDE; encoded by the coding sequence ATGGCTGTGGCGCCCTCCGTATACGGCCCGCGGGCCAGCACGGCGCTGCCCGGTCACCAACTCCGCAAGGAGAAGGGCGTGAGCCAGGAGGCGTTCGCCCACCAGATCCAGATCGACCGGAGCTACTTCGGGAGCATCGAGCGGGGGGAGCGGAACGTCAGCCTCGACAACATCTGCCTCATCGCCGCCGGGCTCGGGGTGCCGCCATCAGAACTCCTCCGGTTCGACGCCGTCCGGGACGTCGAACCGGCTCGTGTGGACGAATGA